The region AGCACGCTCAAGGCGATGGCGGAGCGCTACGGCTACTGCGAGCACTGCGCGAAGGACGCCATCCTGTTCCTGATGAAGAAGCGCTACGCATGAGGAGCGGGCGAGCGGGCTGACGGGCCTGCTCGGGCGCCTGCTTTCCATTGGTAAGCAGGCTCGGGAAGATGAGGGCGTCGAGCGAGTTCGCAGTTCTACGCGCATCCATCATCCCGGAGAGTCGATGACCCGCTTCCTCCTGGGCGCCCCCGTCGCCCTGCTCGCCCTCGCGTCGTGTGTCGGCGCCTCGTCCCCCCACGCGAGCGCTCCCGCGCCCAAGCCCGCCGCCGAGGTGGTGCGCGTGGTGGCGATGCCCGAGCCCGCGAGGCCGACCCGCAAGGAGATGGTGCGCCGCATCCTCCCGCACAACGTGCGGCTGCAGATCGCCGAGGGGGAGAGCGTGCGTCGCACGGCGTCCGGCGTGGTGGTGGGCTCGGAGCGCGGCGAGGACGGCGTGGTGGCGTGGGTGGTGACCAACGCGCACGCGGTGGTGATGGAGGACTTGAACGCCCCGGAGTTGCGCGTGCTGGTGGACCGGCGCGGGGACGTGGAGACACACGTGGGGCAGGTGGTGGCGCGCGGCAAGGTGCCGGAGATGGACCTGGCGCTGGTGCGCGTGCCGGGGCTCGGGCTGCCCGCGGTGGAGCTGGCGGAGGAGGCGGAGCTGGAGCCAGGCGAGGACGTCGTCGTGGCGGCGTCTCCGTTCGGCCGCGCGTTGTCGTTGTCCGGCGGCATGCTGTCCCAGGTGGAGTGGGACCGGGAGTCGCGGCGGCCGAAGCTGGTGAAGACGGACGCGCCCATCGGCTACGGCGCGTCGGGTGGCGGCATCTTCAGCCTGGAGACGGGCCGGCTGCTCGCCATCGTCGAGGGTTATCGCACCGCGCAGGTGGACTTCGCCGTGCAGCAGGAGAGCTTCAGCTTCGATGTGCCCATGCCTGGCGAGACGTTCGCCGCGCCCAGCACCAAGGTGCGCCAGTTCCTCAAGGCCCAGGGCTTCGGCCGGCTGCTCGAGCGCAGCCTGCCCGGTGAGGGAGGCGTCGCCCACGCCGCGGGTCGCTGACCCGCCTTTTTGTCGACAGGCGCCCCGTCCGCGCTACATCCGTCCCGCTCTTTTTCGTGTCACCCAGAGGCGAGCGCATGTCCGGACGGGTTTCGTGGGATCAGTACTTCATGGACATCGCGAAGCAGGTGGCCACCCGCGCCACGTGTGATCGCAAGCACGTGGGCGCCGTCATCGTCCGCGGCCGCACCATCCTGTCCACCGGCTACAACGGCTCCATCCGCGGGCTGCCCCACTGCGACGACGTGGGCCACATGATGGAGAACGGACACTGCGTGGCCACGGTGCACGCGGAGGCCAACGCCATCATCCAGGCGGCCACCAACGGCGTGGGCATCGACGGGGCGACCATCTACACCACCGCCAGTCCCTGCTGGCCGTGCTTCAAGTTGATCGCCAACGCGGGGCTGGTGCGCATCGTCTTCGGGGAGTTCTACCGGGATCCGCGCATCTTCGAGGTCGCCACCCGGCTCAACCTGGAACTGGTGGGCCTGGGCGAGGCCTCGCGCCCGCCCGCGTCATCGACCTGAGCGGGAAGCCCCCGGGCACACGCTCCGGAAGCGCCACGGGAAACGTCACCCGGACAACACTCGGGAGCCTGCGCAAGTAGGCGTCCCTGCTCGGGAATTTGCCGGTTCCGGCAAGAATTACCGACCCAGGGTTGACGTTGTGGAACGCGCTCCCTAACTCTTGGCCGCGGTGGGGTGGCGGCGGGGGAGGGAGACGAAAAACCCGAGGAGTTTCCGTTGGTTAGCTCGACGGCTGTGTCCAGCAGCATGGTGCGTGTCCAGGAGTCGACGGATCCGGTGGTGGGCGCTGCCCGCTACGGCGCCGTGCAGACGCTGATGGACAGCCTGCTGCACGACGTCCGCAACCCGCTCAACGCGATGGCCATCCATCTGGAGGTGCTGTCGGAGAAGCTGAAGGCAGAGACGGGGCAGGTGCCCCCGTCGCAGGAGAAGAACCTCAAGGCGCTGCGCGAGCAGATCCAGCGCGTGGACGGCATCCTGCGGCAGTTCTCCGACTTCATCGTGGCCAAGGGCGGCCCGGCGGGTGAGGTGGACCTGTCGGACGCGACGACGCGGGCGCTGGGCGTGGTGGCGCACGAGGGCCGCAAGCGTCGCGCCACGATGCAAGTGGCCGTGGAGGCGGGGGTGCGGGTGTGCCTCTCGGATACCTCGGAGCTCGGCTTCTTCGTCATCCAGGCGCTGCTGCGGGGAGTCCGGCGGGCGGAAGGTGGGGGTTCGGTGCGCGTGATGGTGCGCGCGGACGGCCCGGTGGCGGTGCTGGAGGTCGAGGACACGGGAGGGGACGGCGCGCCGGAGCTGGCGGACGCCGTGGCCGCGCTGGGGCTGCGCTGCTCGCAGCTGGGTGTGGACCTCCATGTCCGCGGTGGTTCCTGCCGTCTCATCTTTCCTCGCGCTTGAGGGCTGTACCGAGCAGCGGGCTTCTCCTTCAGAGTCATCCCCAATCCGCGTCACGACGCAGTACCGGAGGTCTTCATCTTGGGTAGCGCACGAATCCTGGCCGTGGACGACGAACGCGACACGTGCGAGGCGCTGGCAGAGATGCTCAGCACCTGGGGGCACAAGGTCGAGACGGCCTTCGACGGGCACGATGCCCTGCGCAAGGCCGGCGAGTTCCGCCCGGACGTCGTCCTGTCGGACCTGGCGATGCCCGAGACGGATGGACTGTGGTTGCTGCGCAACCTCAAGGAGGAGCTGCCGGACTGCCCGGTGGTGTTCCTCACGGGGCGCGGCACCATCGACGCGGCGGTGGAGGCCATCCGCGAGGGCGCGTATGACTTCATCGTCAAGCCGCTCGACACCGCCCGCCTGAAGGTCTGCATCGACCGGGCGCTGGAGAAGAAGGAGACCCTGCGCGAGGTGCAGACGCTGCGCCGGCGGCTCAAGCAGCTGGGCTCCTCGGACCTCATCGCCCAGTCGGCGGGCATGCGCAAGGTCATCGAGCTGGTGGAGAAGGTGGCCCCGTCCAAGGCCAGCGTGTCCATCAGCGGCGAGTCCGGCACGGGCAAGGAGGTGGTGGCGCGCGCCGTCCACAACCTGTCCCTGCGCCGCGACAAGCCCTTCATCGCCATCAACTGCGCGTCGATCCCGGCCACGCTGATCGAATCGGAGATCTTCGGCCACGAGCGCGGCGCCTTCACCGGCGCGGATCAGCGCCGTCCGGGCGTGTTCGAGCTGGCCCACGGCGGCACGCTGTTCCTGGACGAACTGGGAGAGATCCCCATCGACCTGCAGGCCAAGCTCCTGCGCGTGCTGGAGGAGGGCCGCCTGCGCCGGCTGGGTGGCAAGGTGGAGATCGAAGTGGACGTGCGCGTGCTGTGCGCCACGAACCGCGACCTGAAGCAGGAGATCAAGAACCAGCGCTTCCGCGAGGACCTCTACTTCCGCCTCAACGTGTTCCAGATCCACCTGCCGCCCCTGCGCGAGCGGCGCGAGGACGTGCCCATCCTGGTCCAGCACTTCGTGGACAAGTTCCGGGGGGACTCGGCCAAGCGCGTGTCCGGCGTGCACCCGGAGGCCATGGAGGTCCTGAAGAACTACGAATGGCCGGGCAACATCCGCGAGCTGCGCAACGCCGTGGAGCGCGCGGTGATCCTCTGCGACGGGGAACTCATCACCCGCGAGCACCTGCCGCCGGACATGGCGGGCAAGGGCCCGGAGCGGCATACCTTCCGGTTGCCATTCGGGTTGAGCCTGGACGCGGTGGAGCGTGAGTACATCCTGGGAAGCCTCCAGCGCAATGGCAACAACAAGGCGCGCACGGCGGAGGTGCTCGGGGTGAGCGAGAAGACGCTCTACAACAAGCTCAACCGCTACGCGGCGGAGGCGCGCACCCAGCAGTCCGGTCCCGGGGGACCGATGGGCGGGCAGGGAAGCGATGGTCCGCTGAGCGCCAGCAACCTGCTGGCTCGCTGACCTGATGGGTAGGAAATCCCCTCCGGATTCCGCGCTGTTGGAGCGGCTCGGAGACGGTGCGACAGGGGCCTCGGCAGGAGGGGTCGGCAGGGGCCGACCCTCCGCGAAACCCCGCGTCAATTCTTGACTTTTGACCTCTGGACAAGGGATTCTGCGGTCGCCTCCCACCCACAGGGAGGGCCCGGCCGTACAGGTCGACGCTCCGGGCGACTCCGAAGCCTTCAACTCGGCAAATCAGGAGTGTGCATCAGGGTGCCGCCGGGGGGGCACAAGGAAGGCCACAACGCAATGAGCGACGCGCGAGTTCTTCACTTCTTCGGCGGCAAGGGCGGGGTCGGCAAGACCACGCTCGCGGCGGCGTACGCGTTGCGGTTGTCGGAGGAGGCCCCGAAGGAACGGGTGTTGCTCGTCTCGCTGGACCCCGTGCGCTCCCTGTCGGATCTGCTCAAGAAGAAGCTCGGCGCGAAGCCGACGAAGCTCGTCGCCGGCAAGGGCGAGGGCGGCGTCTGGGGCCTGGAGCTGGAGCCGGCCGCGCTGCTCAAGCCCTTCCTCGCGGACTACCTGCCCGCGCTGAAGAAGGCCGCGGTCAAGGGCACGCACTTCACCGAGGAGGAGCTGGGCTCGCTGTACCAGCAGGCCATCCCGGGGCTGGAGGAGCTGGTGGCGCTCTTCCACGTGGTGGCGCTGCTCGACGGTGAGGATTTCGACCGGATCATCGTGGACGCCTCGCCCACCAGCCACACCCTGCGGCTGTTCGATCTGCCGGTGGGGCTGCGCAAGTTCCTGGGCCTGGTGCGCGCCGGTGAGAAGCCCACCGCGGCGACGGGCAAGGGCAAGAAGGCGCAGGAGGCGGCGGCCGCGGAGCCGGGCTTCCTGGAGGCGCTGGGACAGAAGGCGGAGAAGCTGCTGGCGCTGCTGAAGGATCCCGCGCGCACGGCCTTCCACCTGACGGCGCTGGCGGAGCCGGTCCCCGAGGCGCAGACGCGCATGCTCTTCCTGCAGCTGCGCGAGCGCGGGCTGCCGGTGACGGAGATCGTCGTCAACCAGGTGG is a window of Myxococcus guangdongensis DNA encoding:
- a CDS encoding S1 family peptidase; this encodes MTRFLLGAPVALLALASCVGASSPHASAPAPKPAAEVVRVVAMPEPARPTRKEMVRRILPHNVRLQIAEGESVRRTASGVVVGSERGEDGVVAWVVTNAHAVVMEDLNAPELRVLVDRRGDVETHVGQVVARGKVPEMDLALVRVPGLGLPAVELAEEAELEPGEDVVVAASPFGRALSLSGGMLSQVEWDRESRRPKLVKTDAPIGYGASGGGIFSLETGRLLAIVEGYRTAQVDFAVQQESFSFDVPMPGETFAAPSTKVRQFLKAQGFGRLLERSLPGEGGVAHAAGR
- a CDS encoding deoxycytidylate deaminase, whose product is MSGRVSWDQYFMDIAKQVATRATCDRKHVGAVIVRGRTILSTGYNGSIRGLPHCDDVGHMMENGHCVATVHAEANAIIQAATNGVGIDGATIYTTASPCWPCFKLIANAGLVRIVFGEFYRDPRIFEVATRLNLELVGLGEASRPPASST
- a CDS encoding sensor histidine kinase, with amino-acid sequence MVRVQESTDPVVGAARYGAVQTLMDSLLHDVRNPLNAMAIHLEVLSEKLKAETGQVPPSQEKNLKALREQIQRVDGILRQFSDFIVAKGGPAGEVDLSDATTRALGVVAHEGRKRRATMQVAVEAGVRVCLSDTSELGFFVIQALLRGVRRAEGGGSVRVMVRADGPVAVLEVEDTGGDGAPELADAVAALGLRCSQLGVDLHVRGGSCRLIFPRA
- the nla6 gene encoding enhancer binding protein Nla6; the encoded protein is MGSARILAVDDERDTCEALAEMLSTWGHKVETAFDGHDALRKAGEFRPDVVLSDLAMPETDGLWLLRNLKEELPDCPVVFLTGRGTIDAAVEAIREGAYDFIVKPLDTARLKVCIDRALEKKETLREVQTLRRRLKQLGSSDLIAQSAGMRKVIELVEKVAPSKASVSISGESGTGKEVVARAVHNLSLRRDKPFIAINCASIPATLIESEIFGHERGAFTGADQRRPGVFELAHGGTLFLDELGEIPIDLQAKLLRVLEEGRLRRLGGKVEIEVDVRVLCATNRDLKQEIKNQRFREDLYFRLNVFQIHLPPLRERREDVPILVQHFVDKFRGDSAKRVSGVHPEAMEVLKNYEWPGNIRELRNAVERAVILCDGELITREHLPPDMAGKGPERHTFRLPFGLSLDAVEREYILGSLQRNGNNKARTAEVLGVSEKTLYNKLNRYAAEARTQQSGPGGPMGGQGSDGPLSASNLLAR